The following coding sequences are from one Capsicum annuum cultivar UCD-10X-F1 chromosome 3, UCD10Xv1.1, whole genome shotgun sequence window:
- the LOC107866435 gene encoding transcription repressor OFP12, producing the protein MPKILQKKFYHCFPNFKCLPTLLSLPLDETHEEEKITDEENTFKNFNSVFNIIPSDSTTASKSLTNSSTTTTEAEEEEEETDNHNYIFSSFDDSDYSDHSDSNNIPDFSNIFASQRFFFSSPGNSNSIVDFPATTTSLSPENTKVVNGGVAVQRYSPDPYSDFRRSMQEMVEAHELKDVKDNWEFLHELVLCYLNLNPKHTHKYIIGAFSDLVVSLVSLEEGKKTEGTARS; encoded by the coding sequence ATGCCAAAAATTCTACAAAAGAAATTCTACCATTGCTTCCCAAACTTCAAATGTCTTCCCACACTTCTCTCTCTCCCTTTGGACGAAacacatgaagaagaaaaaataacagACGAagaaaatactttcaaaaacTTCAACTCTGTATTCAACATAATTCCTTCTGATTCCACCACTGCTTCTAAATCTCTCACTAATTCCTCCACAACAACAacagaagcagaagaagaagaagaagaaacagataATCATAACTATATATTCTCTTCTTTCGATGACTCTGATTACTCTGATCACTCCGATTCCAATAACATTCCAGATTTCTCAAATATCTTCGCTTCTCAAAGATTCTTCTTCTCGTCTCCTGGTAACTCCAACTCCATAGTTGATTTTCCAGCAACAACGACGAGTCTTTCGCCGGAAAATACCAAAGTTGTCAATGGTGGTGTTGCTGTTCAGAGGTACTCACCTGATCCGTATTCGGATTTTCGAAGGTCAATGCAAGAAATGGTGGAAGCTCATGAGTTGAAAGACGTGAAAGATAATTGGGAGTTTTTGCATGAGTTAGTACTATGTTATTTGAACCTTAATCCTAAACATACTCATAAGTATATTATTGGTGCTTTTTCGGATCTTGTTGTTTCTCTTGTGTCCTTGGAGGAGGGGAAAAAGACGGAAGGTACAGCTAGGTCGTGA
- the LOC107866433 gene encoding preprotein translocase subunit SECE1, giving the protein MAHPLSFSQSPFPLSSSSPPSTKFLSTRPSIFSIKTTPISTRPTIFKKPNSFTLPKSSQDSNPNATSSETEQNPLPETDKLAGEEVAGAGDVGSQIKKLMKEREEKEPDFWSGVVEEIREIEWPVFGKVLSTTGVVIGVIAGSSVVLLTVNAVLAELSDRVFAGKGVQDFFG; this is encoded by the coding sequence ATGGCACATCCACTTTCCTTCTCACAGTCCCCATTTCCACTCTCCTCTTCCTCTCCCCCATCTACAAAATTCCTTTCGACCCGACcctcaattttctcaataaaaacCACACCCATTTCGACCCGACCCACCATTTTCAAGAAACCCAATTCCTTCACTCTCCCAAAATCCTCCCAAGATTCCAACCCCAACGCCACCTCATCGGAAACCGAGCAAAACCCACTTCCAGAAACCGATAAACTAGCCGGAGAAGAGGTCGCCGGCGCCGGAGATGTTGGGTCGCAGATAAAGAAACTGATGAAggaaagagaagaaaaggagCCAGATTTTTGGAGTGGGGTGGTGGAGGAGATAAGGGAAATTGAATGGCCGGTATTTGGTAAAGTGCTGAGTACTACTGGTGTTGTGATTGGTGTTATTGCTGGGAGTAGTGTTGTTTTGCTTACTGTTAATGCTGTATTGGCTGAACTTTCTGATAGAGTTTTTGCTGGTAAAGGTGTACAAGATTTCTTTGGTTGA